The Sphingorhabdus sp. Alg231-15 genome has a segment encoding these proteins:
- a CDS encoding FtsB family cell division protein, which translates to MAHREKIGGLIKAALGPGFALLTLLAIAGYAILGPTGILAWGEYRTALDERGTQLASLEADRDALKNRVKLLDPAGADPDLTGELIRKELNVAHPDEIVVPLK; encoded by the coding sequence ATGGCACATAGAGAGAAAATCGGTGGTTTGATCAAAGCGGCGCTCGGGCCAGGCTTTGCACTGCTGACTCTGCTTGCCATTGCGGGTTATGCGATCCTTGGTCCAACCGGAATTTTGGCGTGGGGTGAATATCGCACCGCACTTGATGAGCGAGGGACGCAACTTGCTTCTCTTGAGGCTGATCGTGATGCATTGAAGAACCGTGTGAAGCTGCTGGACCCTGCAGGTGCAGATCCAGACTTGACCGGCGAACTGATCCGCAAAGAATTGAATGTTGCGCACCCCGACGAGATTGTCGTTCCGCTGAAATAG
- the pdhA gene encoding pyruvate dehydrogenase (acetyl-transferring) E1 component subunit alpha yields MAKTPQKASSKSKVPAKRATKATPKKTAAKPASRLPVLKTPIYKANKTELMEFYEQMLLIRRFEEKAGQLYGLGLIGGFCHLYIGQEAVVTGLQSAIEPGKDSVITGYRDHGHMLACGIDPNIVMAELTGRASGISKGKGGSMHMFSVEHGFYGGHGIVGAQVSLGTGLAFGHKYKEDGGVCLAYFGDGASNQGQVYESFNMAELWKLPVIFVIENNQYAMGTSVNRSSSEDQLYRRGESFRIPGVQVDGMDVLAVRGAVEEALKYVRGGKGPVLMELKTYRYRGHSMSDPAKYRSRDEVQDVREKSDPIERLKAMLLKQGVKEEDLKALDKKVRKTVLEAADFAEESPEPELSELYTDVLVEQY; encoded by the coding sequence GTGGCAAAAACTCCCCAGAAAGCCTCATCAAAATCAAAGGTCCCGGCAAAGAGGGCTACCAAAGCAACGCCGAAAAAGACTGCGGCCAAACCAGCAAGTCGCCTGCCTGTTCTGAAAACTCCGATTTACAAGGCGAACAAAACGGAGTTGATGGAGTTTTATGAGCAAATGCTGCTCATCCGTCGCTTCGAGGAAAAGGCGGGGCAGCTTTATGGCCTTGGTCTAATTGGTGGTTTTTGCCATCTGTATATCGGTCAGGAAGCTGTGGTTACCGGATTGCAATCGGCGATTGAGCCGGGTAAGGATAGTGTCATTACCGGCTATCGCGACCATGGTCATATGCTCGCCTGCGGTATCGATCCCAATATTGTTATGGCGGAGTTGACGGGACGGGCATCCGGCATTTCAAAAGGCAAGGGCGGCTCGATGCACATGTTCTCTGTCGAGCATGGTTTCTATGGGGGGCATGGTATTGTCGGAGCGCAAGTATCATTGGGAACAGGTTTAGCCTTCGGACATAAATATAAAGAAGATGGCGGTGTTTGCCTGGCCTATTTCGGAGATGGCGCTTCCAATCAGGGGCAGGTTTACGAGAGTTTCAACATGGCAGAGCTGTGGAAACTGCCAGTGATTTTCGTGATTGAAAACAATCAATATGCCATGGGTACCAGTGTCAATCGTTCCTCGTCCGAGGATCAGTTGTATCGCCGTGGAGAGAGTTTTCGGATTCCGGGAGTTCAAGTTGACGGCATGGATGTTCTTGCGGTGCGAGGGGCTGTTGAAGAAGCTCTGAAATATGTGCGCGGCGGCAAAGGGCCAGTCTTGATGGAACTGAAAACCTATCGCTATCGCGGCCACTCGATGTCTGATCCGGCAAAATATCGCAGCCGGGATGAAGTGCAAGATGTGCGCGAAAAATCTGATCCGATTGAGCGGCTGAAAGCCATGCTTTTAAAACAGGGCGTCAAAGAAGAAGATTTGAAGGCGCTGGACAAGAAAGTACGCAAAACGGTTTTGGAGGCGGCAGATTTCGCCGAGGAATCGCCAGAACCGGAACTTTCTGAACTTTATACTGACGTTTTGGTGGAGCAATATTGA
- a CDS encoding pyruvate dehydrogenase complex E1 component subunit beta, producing MAIELKMPALSPTMEEGTLAKWLVKEGDEVSSGDILAEIETDKATMEFEAVDEGVISKILIAEGTDEVAVGTVIAEMTGEDEEESATPAPAQTPKAKVESTPEPATETASDTTKPSTVSRASDPAIPEGTSMTAITVREALRDAMAEEMRTDDSVFVMGEEVAEYQGAYKVTQGLLDEFGGKRVIDTPITEHGFAGIGAGAAMGGLKPIVEFMTFNFAMQAIDHIINSAAKTNYMSGGQMRCPIVFRGPNGAASRVGAQHSQNYGPWYASVPGLIVIAPYDAADAKGLMKAAIRCPDPVVFLENELLYGRSFEIPEIDDYVLPIGKARIMREGTDVTIISYSIGVGLALEAADALADEGIDAEVIDLRTLRPLDTETVLNSLAKTNRLVVAEEGWPTCSIASEIVSLCMEQGFDDLDAPVMRVTNEDVPLPYAANLEKAALIDSDRIIAAAKKVCYS from the coding sequence ATGGCGATTGAGTTGAAAATGCCAGCGCTGTCGCCAACGATGGAAGAGGGCACCTTGGCCAAATGGCTTGTTAAAGAAGGTGATGAGGTAAGCTCTGGAGATATTCTGGCAGAGATTGAAACCGACAAAGCTACGATGGAATTTGAAGCTGTGGACGAAGGGGTTATCTCAAAGATCCTGATCGCAGAGGGTACCGATGAAGTTGCTGTTGGAACGGTTATTGCCGAAATGACTGGCGAGGACGAAGAGGAAAGTGCCACGCCAGCGCCGGCTCAAACACCTAAAGCTAAGGTTGAAAGCACTCCTGAACCTGCGACAGAGACTGCATCTGATACAACTAAGCCTTCTACAGTATCTCGGGCAAGTGATCCGGCTATTCCCGAAGGTACATCGATGACTGCGATAACTGTGCGTGAAGCCTTGCGGGATGCGATGGCGGAAGAAATGCGCACCGATGACTCTGTATTTGTGATGGGTGAGGAGGTCGCTGAGTATCAGGGGGCCTACAAAGTAACGCAAGGCCTCCTTGATGAGTTCGGTGGCAAGCGCGTAATCGATACGCCCATTACCGAACATGGTTTCGCCGGCATTGGAGCCGGTGCAGCTATGGGCGGATTAAAGCCTATTGTGGAGTTCATGACCTTCAATTTCGCGATGCAGGCGATTGACCATATCATCAATTCCGCAGCGAAGACCAATTACATGTCTGGCGGTCAAATGCGCTGCCCTATTGTTTTTCGCGGTCCCAATGGTGCTGCATCGCGTGTTGGTGCACAGCATAGCCAGAATTATGGGCCATGGTATGCCAGTGTTCCCGGATTGATAGTTATCGCCCCCTATGACGCAGCAGATGCCAAAGGTTTGATGAAAGCGGCGATCCGGTGCCCCGATCCAGTTGTTTTTCTGGAGAATGAACTGCTTTATGGCCGGTCCTTCGAGATACCGGAAATTGATGATTATGTCCTGCCAATCGGCAAGGCGCGGATCATGCGGGAAGGTACGGATGTCACGATTATAAGCTATTCCATAGGTGTCGGGCTTGCTCTGGAAGCGGCGGATGCACTTGCGGATGAAGGGATTGATGCGGAGGTTATAGACTTACGGACATTGCGGCCTCTCGATACCGAGACCGTGCTGAATAGCCTGGCGAAAACGAACCGCTTAGTGGTTGCTGAAGAAGGGTGGCCAACCTGTTCGATAGCAAGCGAGATCGTTTCACTGTGCATGGAGCAAGGCTTTGATGACCTTGACGCGCCGGTCATGCGTGTGACCAACGAAGATGTGCCGTTGCCCTATGCCGCGAATTTGGAAAAAGCCGCACTCATTGACAGCGATCGTATTATCGCTGCCGCCAAGAAAGTTTGTTACAGTTAG
- a CDS encoding TadE/TadG family type IV pilus assembly protein → MKNILREFKPKKIVPDNRATRFLGKLHQDKSGLALIEFAFVAPFMLTIGLTGMETANLAVGHLQVSQVAMLVADNASRVRNTIDEADIREIFTGAHLTGSSIDFSPNARIILSNLEHNGLAGADEGQWIRWQRCYGGNTAYSSTFGAEGDGETDASLATGIGPTGKKITATPASAVNFVEVIYDYKPLISDRFFGNIVIRYESAFVARERNDHAMRNASNIANGQLWRCNRYDVIT, encoded by the coding sequence ATGAAAAATATTTTGAGAGAATTTAAGCCAAAGAAAATTGTACCTGACAACCGGGCAACCCGGTTTCTCGGTAAACTCCATCAGGACAAGAGCGGCCTGGCGCTGATAGAATTTGCATTCGTTGCGCCATTCATGCTGACGATCGGCCTTACCGGAATGGAGACGGCCAATCTCGCTGTTGGTCATTTGCAAGTCAGTCAGGTCGCCATGCTTGTCGCGGATAACGCATCACGTGTCCGCAATACTATTGATGAGGCCGATATTCGGGAAATTTTCACCGGCGCCCATCTGACTGGCAGCAGCATCGACTTCTCGCCTAATGCCAGAATTATTCTGTCTAATCTGGAGCATAATGGCCTAGCCGGTGCCGATGAAGGGCAATGGATCCGCTGGCAGCGTTGTTACGGCGGCAATACAGCCTATTCGTCCACTTTTGGTGCTGAGGGCGACGGAGAAACCGACGCATCTCTGGCCACAGGGATTGGGCCCACCGGCAAGAAAATCACGGCTACACCTGCATCAGCGGTCAACTTTGTTGAGGTCATATACGACTACAAGCCACTGATATCAGACCGGTTTTTTGGAAATATTGTTATCCGTTACGAAAGCGCATTTGTTGCCCGCGAACGCAACGATCATGCAATGCGCAACGCCAGCAACATTGCAAACGGACAACTGTGGCGTTGTAACCGTTACGACGTGATAACCTGA
- a CDS encoding TadE/TadG family type IV pilus assembly protein: MNIQSRLSRLNRDQDGATLMEFGLIAGPLIALLLGIMEIGYQGYIDTLSKSVMHKVARQASVGGKTEDDIKADVIKGLGPLLLKNATVEVKVRSYFEFTNIGKPEKLTTDLNSDGNLDSGDCYLDGNGNGVFDVNTGTIGTGGPDDIVNYEITIDSPRIFPLAGMFGGSKRMTSYNATAVRNQPFGTQVADPELCEP, encoded by the coding sequence ATGAATATACAATCTAGACTTTCTCGCCTGAACCGCGACCAAGATGGCGCAACACTGATGGAATTTGGCTTAATCGCCGGTCCCCTGATTGCGCTGCTGCTGGGAATCATGGAAATTGGCTATCAGGGCTATATCGACACTTTGTCAAAATCCGTGATGCACAAGGTCGCGCGCCAAGCCTCGGTTGGCGGCAAAACCGAAGACGACATCAAAGCCGACGTTATAAAGGGATTGGGTCCGCTTCTGCTGAAAAATGCGACAGTAGAGGTCAAAGTCCGTAGCTATTTTGAGTTTACCAATATCGGTAAACCGGAAAAGCTAACCACTGATCTCAATAGCGACGGTAACCTCGATAGCGGAGATTGCTATCTTGATGGCAATGGTAACGGCGTATTTGATGTGAATACCGGCACTATCGGTACCGGTGGGCCCGACGATATTGTGAACTATGAAATCACGATCGATTCTCCGCGAATATTTCCGCTGGCCGGTATGTTTGGCGGCAGCAAAAGAATGACCAGCTACAACGCTACGGCGGTCCGAAACCAACCTTTTGGTACCCAGGTCGCCGATCCAGAATTGTGTGAGCCTTGA
- a CDS encoding TadE/TadG family type IV pilus assembly protein, whose translation MVDNNEIKSRVSFLQKLRKDTAGNTLAMAAAALFPIAGLVGGGVDIGRAYMAQARLQQACDAGVLAARRNMTQDTLTADDLDEANKFFAFNFPEGSFGSTAFDATITDSDGTEVSKNKVAFTDGSGVRVVNGEAQTTIRTTLMRVFGYENMVIETDCTSRLDVGNVDVMMVLDVTGSMGSNVTDGGTRLDALKVAVEDFYGILGPGGGVSNEQIRYGFVPYSSTVNVGEILYDADPTWLIGGTAGDRETYQTRKATFEVEDKTAAGYTIVENEFVESLAQLDGPECTDRYANNLNVESYFVPNPSGDPLLISETRTGNIKTRVVDTFDYRSWDGSTAAPPAGAVGSAFWRQCERTRTRTTEEIPVVQVDKWQSGAVRITDWSYDAETHDVYDYVRSIKPANPAAQNPTTDGEDLERWDGCIVERNSNTSITTATTAIPTDALDLQIDLLPTDANSRWAPFWRDLKYDRANTNPATSGSKIALSGDSAACPAPARKLQSYATYDDGSSNDLESYISGLQDGGFTNHTIGMIWGARLLSEDGLFQAENSTAPNGFSIGRHVVFMTDGNMVIRQTNYGAYGYQKLDSSIAAANAGDAELAARQAHRFQLMCAAVRAKGWTVWVVQFGTATVSANMLACASSPGNAAAATDRATLQAAFSNIAQKIGGLRLSN comes from the coding sequence ATGGTTGATAATAACGAGATAAAATCGCGAGTGTCATTTTTGCAAAAGTTACGCAAGGATACTGCGGGTAATACATTGGCGATGGCGGCTGCGGCCCTCTTCCCAATTGCCGGCTTGGTCGGCGGCGGTGTGGACATTGGCCGCGCCTATATGGCGCAGGCCCGCCTCCAGCAGGCATGTGACGCTGGCGTTCTCGCCGCGCGGCGCAACATGACCCAGGATACATTGACTGCGGATGACTTGGATGAAGCCAATAAGTTTTTTGCATTCAACTTTCCGGAAGGGTCTTTTGGGTCAACCGCCTTTGACGCGACGATTACAGACAGCGATGGCACCGAAGTTTCAAAAAACAAGGTGGCCTTTACGGACGGTTCCGGCGTCAGGGTCGTCAATGGCGAGGCGCAAACCACTATCAGAACGACATTAATGCGTGTTTTTGGTTACGAGAATATGGTAATCGAAACAGATTGCACCAGTCGTCTTGATGTCGGTAACGTTGACGTTATGATGGTACTCGACGTTACCGGTTCTATGGGTAGCAACGTAACGGATGGCGGCACCAGACTGGATGCTTTGAAAGTCGCAGTTGAAGACTTTTATGGAATATTGGGCCCCGGTGGCGGTGTTTCAAACGAACAGATCCGTTACGGCTTTGTGCCTTATTCAAGCACCGTCAATGTCGGAGAGATCTTATACGATGCCGATCCAACCTGGCTTATCGGGGGAACAGCGGGTGATCGGGAGACTTATCAGACCCGTAAAGCGACGTTCGAAGTGGAAGATAAAACCGCTGCTGGCTACACCATTGTTGAAAACGAGTTTGTCGAATCGTTAGCACAACTCGATGGACCGGAGTGTACAGACCGGTATGCAAACAACCTCAATGTTGAGTCCTATTTTGTTCCAAACCCATCCGGTGATCCGCTCCTTATTTCCGAGACAAGAACCGGAAATATTAAAACGCGTGTCGTAGATACTTTTGACTATAGGTCCTGGGATGGCAGTACGGCTGCACCGCCGGCTGGAGCGGTTGGCTCTGCCTTTTGGCGCCAGTGTGAACGCACCCGTACCAGAACAACGGAAGAGATACCCGTTGTCCAAGTAGACAAATGGCAGTCAGGAGCTGTCCGTATTACAGATTGGTCTTATGATGCAGAGACGCACGACGTTTATGACTATGTCCGTTCTATCAAGCCTGCGAATCCTGCTGCACAGAATCCAACCACCGACGGTGAGGATCTGGAGCGTTGGGACGGTTGCATCGTCGAACGCAATTCCAATACATCTATAACCACGGCCACAACAGCTATTCCGACGGATGCGCTTGATCTGCAAATTGATCTGTTGCCAACTGATGCGAATTCCAGATGGGCCCCATTCTGGCGGGATTTGAAATATGACCGTGCAAACACAAATCCAGCGACATCGGGATCCAAAATTGCCCTGAGTGGCGATTCTGCAGCCTGTCCGGCTCCTGCCAGGAAACTGCAGTCCTATGCAACCTATGATGATGGTTCTTCAAATGATCTGGAAAGCTATATCTCCGGATTGCAGGATGGTGGTTTCACCAATCATACCATTGGCATGATCTGGGGCGCTCGTTTGCTGTCGGAAGATGGACTGTTCCAAGCTGAGAATTCAACCGCACCAAATGGTTTTAGCATTGGCCGGCACGTTGTGTTTATGACTGATGGTAACATGGTAATCCGGCAGACCAACTACGGTGCTTATGGGTATCAGAAACTCGATAGCAGCATCGCGGCAGCAAATGCCGGCGACGCTGAATTGGCAGCACGTCAGGCCCATCGCTTCCAGTTAATGTGCGCAGCTGTCCGGGCGAAGGGTTGGACTGTCTGGGTCGTTCAATTTGGTACTGCCACGGTGTCAGCGAACATGTTGGCCTGTGCTAGCAGCCCGGGTAACGCCGCGGCAGCAACCGATAGAGCAACATTGCAAGCTGCTTTCTCGAACATTGCCCAGAAAATCGGTGGATTGAGGTTGTCAAACTGA
- a CDS encoding squalene/phytoene synthase family protein, translating to MNDAVLQLDPLRRLVLAYAKKLDRERYALVFALDSRFAEVIRSTSETLIGQMRLTWWRDNLTKPIVDRPAGEPLVALINSVEEQGADLGPLLDLVEGWAVLLDDFPWDDRQFDQYATKRGESVFRFVLGADRELTEIQRIAAQGWALWDFARHCTDTQMREEAFSRCSSLFDSVSSVRFDRSGRPLSILCKLAQRDVKTGTLTADLYRPKVASMIIWHGVTGC from the coding sequence ATGAATGATGCGGTTTTACAACTTGATCCGTTGCGGCGACTGGTTTTGGCCTATGCAAAGAAGCTCGATCGCGAACGTTATGCCCTTGTTTTTGCATTGGACTCCAGATTTGCGGAGGTTATCCGGTCCACCTCTGAAACATTGATTGGACAAATGCGGTTAACCTGGTGGCGGGATAATTTAACCAAGCCCATCGTTGATCGTCCGGCAGGAGAACCGCTCGTTGCGTTGATCAATTCGGTTGAAGAGCAGGGAGCCGATCTGGGACCCTTACTGGATCTCGTTGAAGGGTGGGCTGTGTTGCTAGATGACTTTCCTTGGGATGACCGGCAATTTGATCAATATGCGACAAAGCGCGGGGAAAGTGTATTTCGCTTTGTACTTGGTGCTGATCGAGAATTAACCGAGATCCAGAGAATAGCAGCCCAAGGCTGGGCGCTATGGGATTTTGCCCGACATTGTACAGATACGCAGATGAGAGAAGAGGCTTTCTCTAGATGCAGCAGCCTTTTTGATTCGGTATCGTCGGTCCGGTTTGACAGAAGCGGACGGCCGCTCTCTATTCTCTGTAAATTGGCGCAGCGAGATGTAAAAACAGGCACGTTAACAGCCGACCTATATCGGCCCAAGGTCGCAAGTATGATCATCTGGCACGGCGTAACCGGCTGTTAA
- the trmFO gene encoding methylenetetrahydrofolate--tRNA-(uracil(54)-C(5))-methyltransferase (FADH(2)-oxidizing) TrmFO yields the protein MTQVHIIGGGLAGSEAAWQLAQAGIKVRLSEMRGSGDMTPAHQTDGLAELVCSNSFRSDDAEKNAVGLLHAEMRDLGSIIMGEGDKHRLPAGSALAVDRDHFSDGVTKALSEHPNIEIVRERIDQLPEDGLTIVATGPLTAMTLAQNIGAATGEDSLAFFDAIAPIVYKDSINMDIAWMQSRWDKVGPEGDGKDYINCPMDRDQYEAFIQGLLDGEKTDFKEWEKNTPYFEGCMPIEVMASRGPETLRFGPMKPVGLTNAHTNESAYAVVQLRQDNALGTLWNMVGFQTKLKYGAQADLLRSIPGLENAEFARMGGLHRNTFINAPKLLDKEMRLRNAPHIRFAGQITGCEGYVESAAVGLMVGRMAAAEIKGEPFTYPPETTAFGALLSHITGGADAQDYQPMNVNFGLFPPFEQRVKKKERKEAYTTRARKDFADWQQLSVGEPEAA from the coding sequence ATGACACAGGTACATATTATAGGTGGCGGCCTCGCCGGTTCAGAAGCAGCATGGCAATTGGCGCAGGCGGGTATAAAGGTACGTCTGTCCGAAATGCGGGGATCCGGCGACATGACGCCCGCGCATCAGACCGATGGTCTGGCGGAATTGGTCTGCTCGAACAGTTTCCGCTCGGATGATGCGGAGAAAAACGCGGTTGGGCTACTCCATGCGGAAATGCGTGATCTTGGCTCGATCATCATGGGTGAAGGCGACAAGCATAGGCTTCCCGCTGGTTCAGCACTGGCTGTGGACCGTGATCATTTCTCTGATGGCGTCACCAAAGCGCTCAGCGAGCATCCGAACATCGAGATTGTCCGCGAACGGATCGATCAGCTGCCTGAAGACGGTCTGACGATTGTCGCTACCGGCCCACTGACCGCCATGACGCTCGCGCAAAACATTGGCGCGGCGACGGGTGAAGACTCGCTCGCTTTCTTCGACGCCATCGCTCCGATCGTCTATAAGGACAGCATCAACATGGACATTGCATGGATGCAATCGCGCTGGGATAAGGTCGGTCCTGAAGGTGATGGCAAGGATTACATCAATTGTCCGATGGACCGCGATCAGTATGAAGCGTTCATACAGGGATTGCTTGACGGCGAAAAAACTGACTTCAAGGAGTGGGAGAAGAATACACCCTATTTTGAAGGGTGTATGCCAATTGAAGTCATGGCGTCACGCGGGCCGGAAACTCTGCGATTTGGGCCTATGAAACCGGTTGGATTGACCAATGCGCATACGAATGAAAGTGCCTATGCTGTGGTACAATTGCGGCAGGATAATGCGCTCGGAACGCTTTGGAATATGGTCGGTTTCCAGACAAAACTGAAATATGGCGCACAAGCTGACCTGCTTCGTTCAATCCCTGGTCTGGAAAATGCGGAGTTCGCGCGTATGGGTGGTTTGCATCGCAATACGTTCATCAATGCTCCCAAACTTCTGGACAAGGAAATGCGCCTACGAAACGCACCGCACATCCGCTTTGCGGGCCAGATCACCGGTTGCGAAGGCTATGTCGAAAGTGCCGCAGTTGGATTGATGGTTGGTCGTATGGCGGCGGCAGAAATTAAGGGAGAGCCTTTCACCTATCCTCCTGAAACTACAGCTTTTGGAGCACTGCTGTCACACATTACAGGCGGTGCAGACGCGCAGGACTATCAACCGATGAATGTCAATTTTGGACTATTTCCTCCGTTTGAGCAAAGAGTGAAAAAGAAAGAGCGAAAGGAAGCCTATACCACGCGTGCGCGAAAGGATTTTGCGGACTGGCAGCAATTGTCTGTCGGAGAACCAGAAGCGGCTTAA
- a CDS encoding lysoplasmalogenase family protein — MKRAIIESRPYLLLSLLFGISYFFVKDSNFPGMYLMLWKGAAVGFLAVYAIRRAHNFEGKLIAGVMAFGALGDMLIEIDLMAGAGAFIIGHCIAIWLYSRHRRESTAFSQKLLAILLVPITMFIAWSLPFDRSEALGIAVYSLFLAVMAAMAWTSSFPRYRVGIGALMFVISDLFIFAEMGFLQGSPIPSWTIWPLYYVGQFLIVTGVVRTLRKEMHVPNP; from the coding sequence ATGAAACGCGCGATCATCGAGTCCCGGCCTTATTTGCTGCTCAGCCTGTTGTTTGGGATCAGCTATTTTTTTGTGAAGGACAGCAACTTCCCGGGAATGTATCTGATGTTGTGGAAGGGCGCAGCGGTTGGTTTCCTGGCGGTCTATGCAATCAGGCGGGCCCATAATTTTGAAGGAAAGCTGATTGCTGGCGTCATGGCTTTTGGCGCGCTTGGTGATATGCTGATCGAGATTGACCTCATGGCGGGGGCAGGGGCCTTTATAATTGGTCATTGTATTGCGATCTGGCTCTATTCGCGACATCGGCGCGAATCTACTGCGTTCAGTCAGAAGCTGTTAGCGATACTACTTGTACCTATAACGATGTTCATTGCTTGGTCATTGCCATTTGACCGGAGCGAAGCCTTGGGTATAGCGGTCTACAGTCTTTTCCTAGCGGTCATGGCGGCAATGGCCTGGACCAGCAGCTTTCCGCGCTATCGGGTTGGGATCGGCGCCCTGATGTTTGTGATCTCTGACCTGTTCATCTTTGCCGAAATGGGTTTTCTGCAGGGATCTCCCATTCCATCCTGGACGATATGGCCACTCTATTATGTCGGTCAGTTTTTAATCGTCACCGGTGTTGTTCGAACATTGCGCAAAGAAATGCATGTGCCCAACCCTTAG
- a CDS encoding TauD/TfdA family dioxygenase, with the protein MSITITPSGQACGAAVTGIDLSEDLDENQVAEIRSAWLDHHVLAFPDQQLSDDDLERFTLYFGGFGHDPFFDPIEGREHIAAIQRKAHETSPLFAENWHSDWSFQEHPPAGTCLRGIDIPPIGGDTLFANQHAALDAMPSEMRAKLEGKTAIHSAQLAYAPDGTYGDKDEERSMAIRPDESARATQLHPLVRNHPETGRPGLFSCLGYIIGFEGMTQQEALPLLTELYAWQSRDEFVYRHKWEPDMLLMWDNRSVLHCATGGYEGHDRLLHRTTISAFGH; encoded by the coding sequence ATGTCCATCACTATCACACCTTCGGGTCAAGCCTGCGGCGCTGCCGTCACCGGCATTGATCTGTCGGAGGATCTAGACGAGAATCAAGTGGCTGAGATTCGTTCAGCTTGGTTGGACCATCATGTACTCGCTTTTCCCGACCAACAATTGTCTGACGATGATCTGGAGCGCTTTACACTCTATTTTGGCGGGTTTGGTCACGATCCCTTTTTCGATCCGATTGAAGGCCGCGAACATATCGCTGCAATTCAGCGCAAAGCCCACGAAACATCGCCTCTTTTTGCCGAAAATTGGCACAGTGACTGGAGTTTTCAGGAGCATCCGCCTGCTGGCACCTGCTTGCGAGGAATAGACATCCCACCAATTGGTGGCGATACCCTGTTTGCCAATCAGCATGCGGCTCTCGATGCTATGCCTTCAGAAATGCGGGCAAAACTGGAGGGCAAAACTGCGATCCACAGCGCTCAGTTGGCTTATGCGCCTGATGGAACTTATGGCGACAAGGATGAAGAGCGCAGCATGGCCATTCGTCCGGACGAATCCGCGCGCGCGACCCAGCTTCATCCTCTCGTCCGTAATCATCCTGAAACTGGCCGACCCGGACTGTTCAGTTGCCTAGGATATATTATCGGTTTTGAAGGCATGACCCAACAAGAAGCGCTGCCTCTTTTGACAGAGCTTTATGCCTGGCAAAGCAGGGATGAGTTTGTCTATCGCCACAAATGGGAGCCCGATATGCTTTTGATGTGGGACAATCGATCAGTGCTACATTGCGCAACCGGTGGCTATGAAGGACATGACAGGTTGCTTCATCGCACCACCATATCCGCTTTTGGTCACTAA
- a CDS encoding GNAT family N-acetyltransferase — protein MTPGAPNFVIKDGALSWPEIADMRERIYPPEELVNTPMHGIEWSHAQRRVLLYIDDAVRAVAGIHEREVLCDGQKTAVAGIGGVMTEPEFQGQGLGKLVVLRLVDLLKTEANCAFSLLFCEDHNVDFYAKMGWLRFEGNLVVEQHGQSGPFAFRNTMVLPVTKPAQVTGHIDLCGLPW, from the coding sequence ATGACCCCTGGCGCGCCGAACTTTGTAATAAAGGACGGCGCGCTAAGCTGGCCAGAAATCGCAGACATGCGGGAGCGGATTTATCCACCAGAGGAGCTGGTCAACACTCCGATGCATGGAATAGAATGGTCCCATGCCCAAAGACGCGTTCTGCTTTATATCGACGATGCGGTCAGGGCAGTTGCCGGTATCCACGAACGCGAAGTTCTATGTGATGGCCAAAAAACGGCCGTCGCTGGAATTGGCGGTGTTATGACAGAACCGGAATTTCAAGGTCAGGGCCTCGGCAAGCTGGTCGTGCTCCGTCTTGTCGATCTTTTGAAAACAGAAGCCAATTGTGCTTTCAGCCTCTTGTTCTGCGAAGATCATAATGTCGACTTTTACGCCAAAATGGGCTGGCTCCGCTTCGAAGGCAACCTTGTGGTCGAACAGCATGGTCAAAGCGGCCCATTTGCATTTCGCAACACCATGGTTCTACCCGTCACTAAACCGGCCCAAGTAACAGGCCATATAGATTTATGCGGTCTGCCGTGGTGA